The DNA region GCAGCACATTCTGCCCCGAACGTGAAGGCCGGGGGCGGGGCCCGGCCCGCAGCCTGCCCCGGTCCCGGCCGGAGCGATGCACTAAACTGACCGGGTGAGTCTGCCGGACGGAACCCCTGCCCCCCGCGCCTTCCTGTTCGCCGATCCGGCCGCGCATTCCCTGTCGCCGCAGATGCACCGCGCGGCCTTCGCGCACGCCGGCCAGCCCGGAACGTACGAGGCGCGGCGCGTCCCGCCGGCCGATCTGGCGGCGGCCATCGCGGGGTTGCGGGCGCCCGGCGTGCTGGGCGCGAACCTGAGCCTGCCGCACAAGGAGGCCGCCCTGCCGCTGCTCGACAGCCTGAGCGGCGCGGCGCGGGCAGTCGGGGCCGTGAACACCGTCGTTCACCGCGACGGCCGGTTGCACGGCGACAACACCGACTCGCCGGGCCTGCGCGACGCCCTGTCCGACGCCGGGTACATCTGGGAGCAGGGGGCCGGGGTGATCGTCCTGGGTGCCGGGGGGGCCGCCCGCGCCGCCGTGCACGCCCTGATCCGCGCCCAGCAGAACGTGACGGTCGTGAACCGCACCCTGGAACGCGCGCAGGCCATCGCCGCCGACTGGCACGACCCGGACGCCGACGTTCAGGTGACGGCCCTGCCCGCCCACGCGGCCCCGTGGGAGTCGGCGGCGCTCGTCGTGAACGCCAGCAGCGCCGGCCTGAACGACCCGGACCAGACGCCGCTGGACGCCGCGTTCCTGACCCGCCTGCCCGCCGGGACGCTCGTGTACGACATGGTCTATAAACCCGCCGAGACCCGCCTGATGCGCGAGGCCCGCGCCGCCGGCCTGAGCGCCCACAACGGCCTGGGCATGCTGGCCCACCAGGCCCGGCTGGCCTTCCACGCCTGGACCGGCGCGGACGTCCCCGTGCGCGTGTTCCTCGACGCGCTGACCCGCGCCGGCGCCCCGGCCGCCGCGCAGGGGCAGGACACTTGATTCCCCGGCGCGTCCTGGGCCAGCGGGCGCCCGTCACGGTCCTGATCCTGGTCGCAGCGCTCGCCCTGGCCGCCGCGCTGGTCATCAACGCCTTCGTGCACGCGCAGCAGCGGAGCCGCTTCGAGCGAGAGGCGACCGTGTACGCGCAGGCCCTGCGTGACCGACTGTCCGTGTACGAGCGGCTGCTGTACACCGTCCGCGCTTCCTGGGAAGCGCAGGGCCCTGCGCGGGACGAGGCGGCCTTCGCGCGCTTCGTGGACGGCATCGACCTCGCGCGCCGCTACCCCGGCGTTCAGGCGGTCGGGTTCGGACAGCGGATCACGCCGGACCGCAGCGCCGCGCTCGAAGCGCAGCTGCGCAGCAGCGTCGGGCGGCCCGTCACGGTGCGCCCGGCGACGACCCGGCAGCCCGAGCGGGTCGTCATCTCGCTGATCGCGCCGCTGAACAGCATGAACGTGGACGCGCTGGGCTTCGACCTGAACAGCGAACCCATCCGCCGCGCCGCCCTGCAGAACGCCCGCCAGCGCGGGAGTGCCCAGGCGACCGCCCTGCTGCGCCTGTTGCAGCGCGGCGACAGTGGCGAGCTGCTGCCCGGCTTCCTGATGACCCTGCCGGTCTGGCGAGACGGGGGCACCGGCGACCTGCTGGGTTACCTGTACCTCGCCGTGCGGGCGGATCAGTTTGTGGAGGACCTGGCGCCCCTGCAGGGCGTCCTGCCCCTGCGCGCCCAGGTGCTGCTGGGAGACGCGCCGCTGCAGCCCGGCGCCCCGGACCTGCAGGGCCTGAGTTTCCGTTACACCACCCGCCTCGACACGGCCGGGCAGCAGTGGACCATGCACTTCGGCGCGGACAGCTCCTTCGCCCGCGACCTGGGCGCCCTGATCCCCCTGCTGGTGGTGCTGCTGGGCCTCGGCACGGCCGGCATGGCCTTCTTGCTGGTCAAGGCGCAGGTGGACGCCCGCACCCGCGCCGAACGCCTGAACGTCTCGCTGGCCGAAGCCCGCGTCCGGCAGGAACAGGCCCGCGCGGAATTCGAGGCGATCTTCCAGTCCATGCAGGA from Deinococcus depolymerans includes:
- the aroE gene encoding shikimate dehydrogenase → MHRAAFAHAGQPGTYEARRVPPADLAAAIAGLRAPGVLGANLSLPHKEAALPLLDSLSGAARAVGAVNTVVHRDGRLHGDNTDSPGLRDALSDAGYIWEQGAGVIVLGAGGAARAAVHALIRAQQNVTVVNRTLERAQAIAADWHDPDADVQVTALPAHAAPWESAALVVNASSAGLNDPDQTPLDAAFLTRLPAGTLVYDMVYKPAETRLMREARAAGLSAHNGLGMLAHQARLAFHAWTGADVPVRVFLDALTRAGAPAAAQGQDT